The Pleuronectes platessa chromosome 11, fPlePla1.1, whole genome shotgun sequence genome includes a window with the following:
- the klhdc2 gene encoding kelch domain-containing protein 2 — MAEMEEDVGELPAREDDHDSDRDEDDRLFAWMVNDDMNEEEEEEEEEEEEEEEVEEVVDEQPLDIEASESFELDTPAERSGHIAVVDRNVMYVWGGYKNAQNHGFFDLYLPRSEIWTYNMESGVWTKHVAGGNLHTSMSGSCGVCVDGVLYLFGGHHARGNTNRIYRLPLRAPSLVWEEMTDLKGFPPSSKDKLGCWVQKNRLIFFGGYGYVVQGPHRGTFEYDESSSLVWDSPGRGWNNHIHILDLETLTWSQPITTGNAPSPRAAHACATVGNRGYVFGGRFKNYRLNDLHYIDLDTWEWHEMNVPQQCPAGRSWHSFTPVSSDHIFLFGGFTTERETLSDAWLYSVSQNEWKPFKHGHAQSPRLWHTACSGPDGEVFVFGGCANNLLSHHRAAHSNELLVFNVQPKSLVGFCMEAILQHRERLSSYWDCLPKPILHSLKQRMARVNTLGS, encoded by the exons aTGGCCGAGATGGAGGAAGACGTTGGGGAGCTGCCAGCCAGGGAGGATGACCACGACTCAGACAGAGATGAAGACGACCGGCTGTTTGCTTGGATGGTCAACGACGACatgaatgaggaagaggaggaggaggaggaggaggaagaagaagaagaggaggtggaggaggtggtggacgAGCAGCCCTTAGACATTGAGGCGTCTGAGTCATTTGAGCTGGACACACCGGCCGAGCGCAGCGGTCACATAGCAGTTGTTGACAGGAATGTCATGTACGTGTGGGGTGGATACAAG AACGCCCAAAACCACGGATTCTTTGACTTGTATCTGCCGAGAAGTGAAATCTGGACATACAACATGGAGTCAGGTGTATG GACAAAGCATGTAGCCGGAGGCAACCTACACACATCCATGTCAGGCAGCTGCGGGGTGTGTGTTGATGGAGTCCTCTACCTATTTGGAGGTCATCATGCCAGGGGAAACACAAACCGG ATCTACCGCCTGCCCCTGAGAGCTCCCAGCCTTGTGTGGGAGGAAATGACAGATCTTAAAGGCTTCCCTCCATCGTCCAAGGACAAGTTAGGCTGCTGGGTTCAGAAGAACAG GCTCATATTCTTTGGGGGCTATGGCTACGTTGTACAGGGACCTCATCGAGGGACGTTTGAATACGATGAATCGTCTTCTCTCGTG tGGGACAGCCCCGGGCGAGGTTGGAACAATCACATTCACATCTTGGACCTGGAGACGTTGACATGGAGTCAGCCCATAACTACG GGAAACGCTCCATCACCCAGAGCAGCTCATGCCTGTGCCACAGTTGGTAACAGAGGTTATGTGTTCGGGGGACGATTCAAG AACTACCGACTAAACGACCTGCACTACATCGATCTGGACACGTGGGAGTGGCATGAAAT GAACGTTCCCCAGCAGTGTCCCGCGGGCCGGTCCTGGCACTCCTTCACTCCTGTGTCATCGGACCACATCTTCCTATTCGGAGGcttcaccacagagagagagaccctga GTGACGCCTGGCTTTACTCTGTGAGCCAGAACGAGTGGAAGCCTTTCAAACACGGCCACGCACAGAGTCCCAG gctGTGGCACACGGCTTGCTCGGGTCCTGACGGggaggtgtttgtgtttggaggtTGTGCCAACAACCTGTTGTCTCATCACAGAGCT GCTCACAGCAACGAGCTACTGGTTTTCAATGTTCAACCCAAATCGCTAGTTGG GTTCTGTATGGAGGCCATTCTGCAGCACAGGGAGCGATTATCCAGTTACTGGGACTGTCTCCCCAAACCCATCCTGCACAGCCTCAAACAGAGAATGGCACGCGTCAACACACTGGGCTCTTAG
- the pole2 gene encoding DNA polymerase epsilon subunit 2: MDVARKIKTKVSAGFKMRGLMLRPDASKYFLEALESVDPAELDDVIERVLDAVEKQPLSSSMIELPVLEIAVQDCTQSCDESIDNVFNIIGAFHVPRYIYSLERKKFVPISMTRHPTPSLCGLAKDKAELFRERYTILQQRTHRHELFTPPAIGAAVDEGQNKFQLKTIEALLGSTAKLGEVIVLGMITQLKEGKFHLEDPSGTVQLEMSKAQFHNGLYTESCFVLAEGWYEDSIFHVNGFGFPPTEPSSATRAYYGNINFFGGPSTTSVKASAKLKQLEEDNEDAMMVIASDVWLDSVEVMEKLNLMFSGYAAMPPTCFILCGNFSSAPYGKTQIKSLKESLKALADAICSYPSIHSKSRFVFVPGPEDPGPGTILPRPPLADHITEEFRERVPFSVFTTNPCRIQYCSQEIVIIREDLVNKMCRNCVRLPNTNLDIPNHFVKTILSQGHLTPLPLYVSPVFWAYDYSLRVYPVPDVIIFADKYDPFSITNTDCLCINPGSFPKSGFTFKVYYPSNKTVEDSKLQGL, from the exons atggATGTTGCTCGCAAAATAAAGACCAAAGTGTCCGCTGGCTTTAAGATGCGGGGACTCATGCTGCGGCC TGACGCCAGCAAATACTTCTTAGAGGCGCTGGAGTCCGTTGATCCTGCTGAGCTGGATGATGTCATTGAAAGAGTCCTGGACGCAGTGGAGAAGCAGCCAT TGTCCTCCAGTATGATAGAGCTGCCTGTGTTGGAAATTGCCGTGCAGGACTGCACTCAGTCTTGCGATGAAAGCAT AGATAACGTCTTCAACATCATCGGAGCCTTCCATGTGCCACGATACATTTACAGTTTGGAACGGAAGAAATTCGTACC TATCAGTATGACCAGACATCCAACCCCCAGCCTATGTGGTTTGGCCAAAGACAAAGCTGAACTCTTCAGGGAGCGCTACACAATCTTACAACAG CGTACACATCGGCACGAGCTGTTCACCCCGCCTGCAATCGGAGCTGCTGTTGACGAGGGACAAAACAAATTTCAG CTGAAGACGATCGAAGCGTTGCTCGGTAGCACAGCTAAACTCGGAGAGGTGATTGTACTCGGGATGATCACACAGCTGAAAGAG GGTAAATTCCACCTGGAGGACCCAAGTGGAACTGTGCAGCTGGAAATGTCCAAAGCA CAGTTTCATAATGGCCTGTACACAGAATCCTGCTTTGTGCTGGCAGAGG GTTGGTACGAGGACTCGATTTTCCACGTCAATGGTTTTGGGTTTCCGCCGACAGAGCCATCGTCAGCCACAAG GGCGTACTACGGCAACATTAACTTCTTCGGGGGCCCGTCCACCACCTCAGTGAAGGCTTCTGCCAAGCTGAAGCAGCTCGAGGAGGACAACGAGGATGCCATGATGGTAATTGCTTCGGACGTGTGGCTGGACAGTGTTGAAGTGATGGAAAAGCTCAACCTCATGTTCTCAG GCTATGCAGCGATGCCTCctacctgttttattttgtgtgggAACTTTTCTTCTGCTCCATATGGAAAAACACAGATCAAATCACTCAAAG AGTCACTGAAAGCGCTCGCTGACGCCATATGTTCATACCCCAGCATTCACAGCAA AAGTCGCTTTGTGTTTGTCCCTGGTCCTGAAGACCCTGGTCCAGGCACCATCCTGCCTAG GCCTCCCTTGGCAGACCACATCACAGAGGAGTTCAGAGAGAGGGTGCCGTTTTCTGTGTTCACGACTAACCCATGCAG GATCCAATACTGCAGCCAGGAAATCGTCATTATCAGAGAAGACCTGGTCAATAAGATGTGCAGGAACTGCGTGAGGTTGCCCAACACCAACCTTGACATTCCAAACCAT TTTGTTAAGACCATCCTATCTCAGGGTCACCTGACTCCGCTGCCTCTGTATGTCAGTCCTGTTTTCTGGGCCTATGACTATTCCCTGCGTGTCTACCCGGTCCCTGACGTCATCATCTTCGCAGACAAATACGACCCCTTCAGCATCACTAACACAGACTGCCTCTGCATTAACCCG GGCTCATTCCCCAAAAGTGGCTTCACATTTAAGGTTTACTACCCATCCAACAAAACCGTTGAGGACAG CAAACTTCAAGGGCTCTAA
- the LOC128451445 gene encoding kelch domain-containing protein 1 yields MDPEFETHRSELVARERSGHTAVVEDNLLYVWGGYVSIADDEVFLPSDEIWVYDLQQGVWRVFHMTGDVPPSMSGSCGCSLNGTMYIFGGCDENRQTNELYCVNLTDGKYRWRKMAHETGSAPSPRDKFSCWVYKGRLIYFGGYGHKLLTDVDSRNRSFIVDEAAWVEDVFWGWNNEVHIFDPRQEGWSEPKTHGRAPAPRAAHACATAGHRGYVCGGRVMETRTTDIHCLDLETWTWSEIHPVSSAPVGRSWHTLTAVSDSTLFLFGGLSLDCKPMSDGWLLDVETKTWREVEHPYKDKPRLWHTACPGKDSDVIVFGGSCDYILLVDTGHCNDALVFQMQPYPLFRICEDFIAKNMRSHEMLRNQFPLLPPKLLAAVKKRTSFYRTSKKQKPT; encoded by the exons ATGGATCCAGAGTTCGAGACCCACCGCTCGGAGCTGGTGGCCCGAGAGAGGAGCGGACACACGGCGGTGGTGGAGGACAACCTGCTGTACGTGTGGGGGGGCTACGTG TCAATTGCTGATGATGAAGTTTTCCTACCCAGCGATGAAATCTGGGTCTATGACTTACAACAAGGTGTCTG GAGAGTGTTTCATATGACAGGCGACGTGCCTCCCTCCATGTCTGGGAGCTGCGGCTGCTCCCTGAATGGAACCATGTACATATTTGGAGGGTGTGACGAAAACAGACAGACCAATGAG CTCTACTGTGTCAACCTGACGGATGGTAAATACAGGTGGAGGAAGATGGCACACGAGACGGGCTCTGCTCCGTCACCTCGAGACAAATTCTCCTGCTGGGTTTATAAAGGACG GTTAATCTACTTTGGAGGATACGGTCACAAGCTCCTGACAGATGTCGACAGCAGGAACAGAAGCTTCATTGTAGATGAAGCAGCTTGG gtGGAGGATGTTTTCTGGGGATGGAATAATGAAGTTCATATATTTGACCCCAGGCAAGAGGGTTGGAGTGAACCAAAAACCCAT GGCCGTGCTCCCGCCCCCAGGGCTGCCCACGCCTGCGCCACCGCTGGTCACAGAGGATACGTGTGTGGAGGCCGAGTCATG GAAACCAGAACAACTGACATTCACTGTCTGGACTTAGAAACATGGACGTGGTCAGAAAT ACATCCGGTGTCCTCGGCTCCGGTGGGCAGGTCgtggcacacactcacagcggTATCAGACAGCACCTTGTTCCTGTTCGGGGGTCTCAGTTTAGACTGCAAACCAATGA GTGACGGGTGGCTGCTTGATGTTGAAACCAAAACGTGGAGAGAAGTCGAACATCCCTATAAGGATAAGCCAAG GTTGTGGCACACGGCAtgtccagggaaagactctgaCGTCATTGTGTTCGGTGGAAGTTGTGATTACATCCTCCTTGTTGACACT GGTCACTGCAATGATGCACTCGTTTTCCAGATGCAGCCGTATCCTCTATTCAG GATTTGTGAAGACTTCATTGCAAAGAACATGAGGAGCCATGAGATGCTCAGAAACCAgtttcctctcctgcctcctaAACTCCTGGCAGCAGTGAAGAAGAGGACGTCGTTCTACAGGACTTCAAAGAAGCAAAAACCCACCTGA
- the LOC128451446 gene encoding uncharacterized protein LOC128451446 — protein sequence MGSSPSRGKKVAPACVSEVNVTKTTAGVPSPKQDSRIFKPLKIHAVLRNARNRAQSDCHSQGPDSDFSGEDEDIDAELDTVLADYEERERTTAKKPPPKKTFVKSKTYGLCHLGGEDTEDEVSSAPRLSASGGSEEPRVPRGGAEDVNKRSKDAFTHLKTHTVGTSQNNSSSSSSSSSRGFLTRGSLLDSVPTSEKQLTFGCHSSSLTMPVIPYDGSEEELMDTIEREFS from the exons ATGGGCAGCAGTCCGAGCCGAGGGAAGAAAGTCGCTCCTGCGTGTGTCAGCGAGGTGAACGTGACTAAAACAACCGCCGGGGTCCCGTCCCCCAAACAGGACAGCCGCATATTCAAGCCCCTGAAGATCCACGCGGTTTTACGGAACGCGCGCAACCGTGCGCAATCGGACTGCCACAGCCAGGGGCCCGACTCCGACTTCTCCGGGGAGGATGAAGACATCGATGCTGAGCTGGACACGGTCCTCGCGGACTATGAGGAGCGAGAGAGGACCACGGCGAAGAAACCACCTCCCAAGAAGACTTTTGTGAAATCCAAAACGTACGGACTGTGCCACCTCGGCGGGGAGGACACGGAGGACGAGGTGAGCTCGGCTCCTCGGCTCAGCGCGTCGGGAGGATCCGAGGAGCCACGTGTCCCCCGCGGAGGAGCTGAAGATGTAAACAAGAGGAGCAAGGATGCTTTCACGcacttaaaaacacacacagtgggcaCCAGTCAAAACAAT tcctcttcctcctcatcatcctcctcaagGGGCTTTTTGACAAGAGGGTCTCTGCTGGACTCTGTGCCCACatcagaaaaacaatt GACTTTTGGCTGCCACAGCTCCTCTCTCACCATGCCAGTCATCCCGTACGATGGATCTGAAGAGGAGCTGATGGACACTATTGAGCGAGAGTTtagttga